One window of the Gemmatimonadaceae bacterium genome contains the following:
- a CDS encoding DUF2207 domain-containing protein, with protein sequence MRRIALVLALLCAATRIAAQERILSYDTQIEIRTDGRLDVTERIAVRAEGQQIRRGIYRDFPTRYTDRFGNRVRVDLQVLFVERNDVMEPWFTERMSNGIRINTGNDSFLPVPAEYTYTLRYRTTRQLGFFADHDELYWNAIGTGWVFPVEKGTVEVRLPSPVPLDLMHAEGYTGPQGAKGNAYVAELHAPGVGRYRLTQPLGAHEGFTVVLTFPKGLIHQPTEAERARLFLADNRGVLVALAGLVVMLLFMLREWRRVGRDPQSGTIIARYEPRDGQTPAGLRFLQRMGYDLRCFTADVLALAVAGRLRIHQNERIFKDEWQLERTSTSSPAPAPVSLGQQMLLDMLFQDGTGTLVLKNTNASTVSAAREGHQEILNQEFQPRYFKRNGKKVAMAVLIAVLTGVIAFVTSGGFGIPAIIAVLVLMLVAVVAFAWLIRAPTPEGRALLDEIEGLKLYMSVAERDELKSMRGPDEPPLDAKRYEAMLPFAVALGVEDAWTEKFTIAAGAAAAAAAANNMGWYIGRGPITNLGEFTSAVSSGLNSTISSASSPPGSGSGSGGGGSSGGGGGGGGGGGR encoded by the coding sequence ATGAGACGCATCGCGCTCGTGCTCGCGCTGCTTTGTGCGGCTACTCGGATCGCCGCGCAGGAGCGCATCCTCTCCTACGACACGCAGATCGAGATCCGCACCGACGGCCGCCTCGACGTTACCGAGCGCATAGCGGTGCGGGCCGAGGGCCAGCAGATCCGTCGCGGAATCTATCGCGATTTTCCGACCCGCTACACCGATCGCTTCGGCAATCGCGTCAGAGTGGATCTCCAGGTTCTCTTCGTCGAGCGCAACGACGTCATGGAGCCGTGGTTCACCGAGCGGATGAGCAACGGAATCCGCATCAACACAGGCAACGACAGCTTTCTGCCCGTTCCGGCCGAATACACCTATACGCTGCGCTACCGCACCACGCGGCAGCTCGGCTTCTTCGCCGATCACGACGAGCTTTACTGGAATGCGATTGGCACGGGCTGGGTCTTTCCGGTCGAGAAGGGCACGGTCGAGGTGCGACTGCCTTCACCTGTGCCGCTCGATCTAATGCATGCGGAGGGTTACACCGGTCCGCAGGGAGCGAAAGGAAACGCGTACGTCGCGGAGCTGCACGCGCCCGGCGTCGGGCGTTATCGCCTCACTCAACCGCTGGGTGCTCACGAAGGATTCACGGTCGTACTGACGTTTCCCAAGGGCCTGATACACCAGCCGACCGAGGCGGAACGCGCCAGATTGTTCCTCGCTGACAATCGCGGCGTGCTGGTGGCGCTGGCTGGCCTGGTCGTCATGCTGCTGTTCATGCTGCGCGAATGGCGACGCGTCGGCCGGGATCCGCAGAGCGGAACCATCATCGCTCGCTACGAGCCACGCGATGGACAGACTCCGGCGGGACTTCGTTTTCTCCAGCGCATGGGATACGACTTGCGCTGCTTCACCGCCGACGTTCTCGCGCTCGCCGTCGCCGGCCGGCTGCGTATTCATCAGAACGAACGGATCTTCAAGGACGAATGGCAGCTCGAGCGTACCAGCACGTCGTCACCGGCGCCGGCGCCGGTGTCGCTCGGGCAGCAGATGCTGCTCGACATGCTCTTCCAGGACGGTACGGGCACGCTGGTCTTGAAGAACACGAACGCTTCCACGGTTTCTGCCGCCCGCGAAGGGCATCAAGAAATCCTGAATCAGGAATTCCAGCCCCGCTACTTCAAACGCAACGGAAAGAAGGTGGCGATGGCCGTTCTAATCGCCGTACTCACGGGAGTCATCGCCTTCGTGACATCGGGCGGGTTCGGCATTCCGGCAATCATCGCCGTGCTCGTGTTGATGCTCGTCGCGGTCGTCGCCTTCGCGTGGCTCATACGCGCGCCAACGCCCGAAGGCCGCGCACTGCTCGACGAGATCGAAGGGCTGAAACTTTACATGAGCGTGGCGGAGCGGGACGAGCTGAAGAGCATGCGTGGTCCGGACGAGCCGCCGCTCGATGCGAAGCGGTATGAGGCGATGCTGCCGTTCGCTGTCGCACTCGGTGTGGAGGACGCGTGGACGGAGAAATTCACGATCGCCGCAGGCGCCGCTGCCGCCGCGGCTGCAGCGAACAACATGGGCTGGTACATCGGACGCGGTCCCATCACGAATCTCGGGGAATTCACAAGTGCTGTCAGCTCCGGGCTGAACTCGACGATCTCCTCGGCGTCGAGCCCGCCCGGAAGCGGCTCGGGGTCCGGTGGTGGCGGGTCATCGGGCGGGGGTGGCGGGGGCGGAGGAGGAGGAGGGCGATGA
- a CDS encoding LemA family protein yields MGTILILMGVAAVIWAAISFNRLVRLRNQVRTAWADIDVQLKRRHDLVPQLVAAVKGYAGHERGVLTAVTELRAQAVAITSPAKLGETEAALEQALTQLFALKEAYPDLKANESFLQLQRDLVEVEDNLQYARRFYNGAVRDFNTAIQRFPDMLVAHAAGFTESEFFHADDEDRAVVKVELPS; encoded by the coding sequence TTGGGCACCATTCTGATCCTGATGGGAGTTGCGGCCGTGATCTGGGCCGCGATTTCGTTCAACCGGCTCGTACGGCTGAGGAATCAGGTACGCACCGCATGGGCCGACATCGACGTGCAGCTCAAGCGGCGGCACGACCTGGTTCCTCAGCTCGTCGCCGCGGTGAAAGGATACGCGGGGCATGAGCGCGGCGTGCTCACTGCCGTCACCGAGCTGCGCGCGCAGGCTGTCGCCATCACGAGTCCGGCAAAGCTCGGCGAGACCGAAGCCGCCCTGGAACAGGCGCTGACCCAGCTTTTCGCCCTCAAGGAAGCCTACCCGGATCTCAAGGCCAACGAGAGCTTCCTTCAGTTGCAGCGCGATCTCGTCGAAGTCGAGGACAACCTCCAATACGCACGACGCTTCTACAACGGCGCGGTGCGCGACTTCAATACGGCGATTCAGCGCTTTCCGGACATGCTCGTAGCGCACGCGGCTGGCTTCACCGAGAGCGAGTTCTTCCACGCCGACGACGAGGACCGCGCTGTGGTGAAGGTAGAATTGCCGTCATGA
- a CDS encoding prolyl oligopeptidase family serine peptidase — protein MFALVFAPATAEAQRQTPFTIEQIKSYPFPNELTAASSGSRIAWAFNERGLRNLWAAEGPEWKARQLTGYRVDDGQELTSISISADGKYVIYVRGGEHSANWQGSPPNPTSNPTAPKIQIWSLSFACPSPGTGCEPKMLADGDDPELSPRSDRLAFIKDRQIWTVPVDGSSAAKKLFSANGDLGNPQWSPDGTRLAFVSSRGDHAFVGVFTNDSTPILWIAPTTSRDASPRWSPDGTRIAFVRSPGSGGAPDSILVRPRRHWAIWTADAKTGEGKLLWDAPDKSYPSTQGGTNLHWAANGRIVFLSNADGQAHLYSVGENGGAPLLLTPGNYMAEYITLSPDRRFLLFAGNAGSDANDMDRRHIVKVPVDRAEPKVMTPGAGLEWTPFVTADGKSIAFIGATAQRPPLPAVMPVDGGKPVWIGADRIPADFPTRLVTPTRVVIKSPDGLEVHSQLFNAGGATGRKPAIVYVHGGPPRQMLLGWNYSDYYSNAYALNQYLASHGFVVLSVNYRLGIGYGRDFQQAKQAGSQGASEYTDVRAAAEWLREQPFVDPNRVGIYGGSYGGFLTAMALARNSDLFAAGVDMHGVHDWTTERARGLMNRDRHEEAPDLSRALEIAWTSSPVSSMKTWKSPVLLIHGDDDRNVRFSQTVDLARRLLAQGVPFEELVIPDDTHHFMRHANWVRVDAATAKFFERKFVPGNASGRATGASR, from the coding sequence GTGTTCGCTCTCGTGTTTGCTCCGGCGACCGCAGAAGCGCAGCGACAGACTCCGTTCACAATAGAACAGATCAAGAGCTACCCGTTTCCCAACGAGCTCACGGCGGCTTCGTCAGGAAGCAGGATTGCCTGGGCGTTCAACGAACGAGGACTTCGCAATCTATGGGCCGCAGAAGGTCCGGAATGGAAGGCACGGCAGCTCACGGGCTATCGCGTTGACGACGGCCAGGAGCTGACGAGCATCTCGATCAGTGCGGACGGGAAGTACGTGATCTACGTGCGCGGCGGCGAGCACTCCGCCAACTGGCAGGGATCGCCGCCAAATCCGACATCGAATCCCACAGCCCCCAAAATTCAGATCTGGAGCCTGTCGTTCGCGTGTCCGTCGCCCGGCACTGGGTGCGAGCCGAAGATGCTGGCCGACGGAGACGATCCCGAGCTTTCTCCACGCAGCGATCGGCTGGCGTTCATCAAGGACCGCCAGATCTGGACAGTCCCCGTTGACGGCTCCTCAGCGGCAAAGAAACTGTTCTCGGCGAACGGAGATCTCGGCAATCCGCAGTGGTCACCAGATGGCACCCGGCTGGCTTTCGTTTCCAGCCGCGGGGATCACGCATTTGTCGGCGTGTTCACGAATGATTCAACACCGATCCTGTGGATCGCGCCGACTACCTCTCGCGATGCTTCACCGCGCTGGTCGCCCGACGGGACACGCATCGCATTCGTGCGCTCGCCGGGAAGCGGCGGCGCTCCTGATTCCATTCTCGTCCGTCCACGCCGGCACTGGGCGATCTGGACCGCCGACGCGAAGACGGGAGAAGGCAAGCTGCTCTGGGACGCGCCTGACAAGTCGTACCCGTCAACGCAGGGCGGCACCAATCTGCACTGGGCCGCGAACGGACGGATCGTTTTTCTCTCCAACGCTGATGGTCAGGCGCACCTGTACTCGGTCGGAGAGAACGGCGGCGCACCGCTGCTGCTGACGCCGGGCAATTACATGGCGGAGTACATCACGCTGAGTCCCGACCGGCGGTTCCTGTTGTTTGCCGGAAATGCGGGCAGTGATGCGAACGACATGGATCGCCGTCACATCGTGAAAGTTCCCGTGGATCGCGCGGAGCCGAAGGTGATGACGCCGGGTGCCGGACTCGAGTGGACGCCATTCGTGACCGCTGACGGCAAATCCATCGCTTTCATCGGCGCGACTGCGCAACGGCCGCCGCTCCCGGCGGTCATGCCGGTGGATGGAGGCAAGCCGGTGTGGATCGGCGCCGACCGCATTCCAGCGGACTTCCCCACGCGGCTCGTCACTCCCACCAGAGTCGTGATCAAGTCACCCGACGGATTGGAGGTGCACTCTCAGCTGTTCAACGCAGGCGGAGCGACTGGCCGCAAGCCAGCGATCGTCTACGTGCATGGCGGCCCGCCCCGACAGATGCTGCTCGGCTGGAACTACTCCGACTATTACTCGAACGCCTACGCGCTCAATCAGTATCTGGCGAGTCACGGATTCGTCGTCCTCTCGGTGAATTATCGCCTTGGCATCGGTTACGGACGCGATTTTCAGCAGGCGAAGCAGGCCGGCTCGCAGGGTGCGTCAGAGTACACTGACGTACGTGCAGCCGCCGAGTGGCTGCGAGAGCAGCCGTTCGTGGATCCGAATCGCGTCGGGATCTATGGAGGGTCGTACGGCGGCTTTCTCACCGCGATGGCGCTCGCGCGCAACTCCGATCTGTTCGCCGCGGGAGTGGACATGCATGGAGTGCACGACTGGACCACCGAGCGCGCGCGGGGATTGATGAATCGCGATCGCCACGAGGAGGCGCCTGACCTCTCGCGCGCGCTGGAGATCGCGTGGACATCGTCGCCGGTGTCCTCGATGAAGACATGGAAGTCGCCCGTGCTTCTCATTCATGGCGACGACGACCGTAACGTCCGCTTCAGTCAGACGGTGGATCTCGCTCGCCGTCTCCTGGCGCAGGGCGTTCCGTTCGAAGAGCTGGTCATTCCAGACGACACGCACCACTTCATGCGGCATGCGAACTGGGTGCGCGTGGATGCGGCAACGGCGAAATTCTTCGAGCGGAAATTCGTGCCCGGCAATGCGTCCGGCCGCGCGACAGGGGCGAGCCGCTAA
- a CDS encoding metallophosphoesterase has translation MSGAVVLLAAGDIAMCGPSGDEATAAIVDSVLRADSVANLPTVVVTMGDNAYPSGARGSNNIFARCFAPSWGSRRIMDALRPSPGNHDFENSSGAGYYSYFGDRAGPAGKGYYSFDIGKWHVISLNSELVVNRRSSREAIAQEEWLRADLRDHGKPCTLASFHHPLFTSGPHGPSIEMESVWHVLYEAGVDIVLNGHEHHYERFLPQTPLGAADSVKGIVEIVAGTGGSVLRGVSDPPAPNSAARVHGYFGVLKLKLGDGEYRHAFLDTSGRVWDRGAGKCH, from the coding sequence ATGAGCGGCGCCGTGGTGCTGCTCGCGGCAGGGGACATAGCGATGTGCGGCCCGAGCGGAGACGAGGCGACAGCGGCGATCGTGGACAGCGTGCTGAGAGCGGACAGCGTCGCGAACCTCCCAACCGTCGTCGTAACGATGGGGGACAACGCATATCCATCGGGGGCGAGGGGATCGAACAATATTTTCGCGCGCTGCTTCGCGCCCTCCTGGGGCTCCAGGCGGATAATGGACGCCCTCCGCCCTTCGCCGGGAAACCACGATTTCGAGAACAGCAGCGGCGCAGGATACTACAGTTATTTCGGTGACAGGGCGGGGCCCGCGGGAAAGGGCTATTACAGCTTTGACATCGGCAAATGGCATGTCATCTCACTGAACAGCGAGCTGGTCGTGAACCGTAGGTCGTCGCGCGAGGCAATCGCTCAGGAAGAGTGGTTGCGCGCCGACCTTCGGGATCATGGCAAGCCATGCACGCTAGCCAGCTTTCACCATCCGCTTTTCACCTCGGGCCCCCACGGCCCGTCGATCGAGATGGAGAGTGTGTGGCACGTCCTATATGAAGCCGGAGTCGATATCGTCCTGAACGGACACGAACACCATTACGAACGCTTCCTCCCGCAGACACCGCTGGGTGCCGCCGACTCGGTCAAGGGCATAGTGGAGATCGTAGCCGGTACCGGCGGTTCCGTACTGCGGGGTGTGAGTGACCCGCCCGCCCCCAACTCCGCTGCGCGGGTGCACGGATACTTCGGTGTCCTGAAGCTGAAGCTGGGAGACGGCGAGTATCGGCACGCTTTCCTTGATACCAGCGGGCGGGTCTGGGATCGAGGTGCGGGCAAGTGCCACTAG
- a CDS encoding HNH endonuclease signature motif containing protein, which produces MKRKQTGSSRRRRAGPARKQQEHTSQPTSRNAYMETREWLLVKHGPVCAYCERKIRRDRITLDHVTPRKGKTAYDRRDNLVLACPACNIDKSDKPFLAFLLARKSRAVAILRYGDHLSGMLLKLASEIAGPDATALAAKLADPDYPYSD; this is translated from the coding sequence ATGAAGCGGAAGCAAACTGGATCGTCCCGCCGCCGCCGCGCCGGCCCAGCCCGAAAACAGCAGGAACACACATCGCAGCCTACATCGCGCAATGCCTACATGGAAACGCGAGAGTGGCTTCTCGTGAAACACGGCCCGGTCTGCGCTTACTGTGAGCGAAAGATCCGGCGCGATCGCATCACGCTCGACCACGTAACTCCGCGGAAGGGCAAGACCGCCTACGACCGGCGCGACAACCTCGTGCTCGCGTGTCCGGCGTGCAACATTGACAAGTCCGACAAGCCTTTTCTTGCCTTTCTGCTCGCGCGGAAATCGCGCGCGGTTGCCATTCTGAGGTATGGAGACCATCTCAGCGGCATGCTTCTCAAGCTGGCAAGCGAGATCGCTGGTCCTGACGCAACAGCGCTCGCCGCGAAGCTGGCCGATCCGGACTATCCCTACTCGGATTGA